One region of Melitaea cinxia chromosome 29, ilMelCinx1.1, whole genome shotgun sequence genomic DNA includes:
- the LOC123667770 gene encoding uncharacterized protein LOC123667770 — protein MKNKKKSKVKQRLHLLSLKVHLTNIRGLHSNLDAVHHHLETERPHLLFLTETQIGSPADVTYLQYPGYSLEHNFKSHAGVCLFARDDVCCRRLRNLEIPSLSIMWCLLDTGMEQIVYACTYRSHSGDQETTRMFDYLSETADMVQRRYPAAQMVFLGDFNAHHQDWLFPYQNTDHAGREALKFALSLDLTQLVQEATRVPDVDDHTPNCLDLLLTTDPDRSSVSVAAPLGTSDHCVVKSVSNFHPLDTGPTGTRRVWRYKSADWDEMRHFFASYPWRRTCFSSCDPSSCEQEISEVIRQGMEYFIPFADVSLDGKIPRWYNAECAEAAARKNSAFAAWAEARTLKSPDITTRKRAFNSAAKSYKGVLKKARFNRINRIGAQLASHPRGSRAFWSLSKSVEMSFCRPSLPPLLKPDGSLAFTATDKANLLANLFAENSLLDVGSASPPRHPPCDSVMSELRIRQTEVLRVLRNLDVNKASGPDGIPARKPVTLRGDVMTSLHQKSRKHTMLYESLH, from the coding sequence AtgaagaacaagaaaaaaagtaaGGTTAAACAGCGGCTGCACCTCCTCTCTCTCAAAGTGCACCTCACCAACATACGAGGATTGCACTCAAATCTCGATGCAGTCCACCACCACCTGGAGACTGAGAGGCCGCATTTACTTTTCCTTACGGAGACGCAAATAGGTAGCCCAGCAGATGTAACGTACCTGCAGTACCCTGGGTATTCGCtcgaacataattttaaatctcacgCTGGAGTCTGTTTGTTTGCTCGTGATGATGTCTGCTGCCGGCGTCTCCGTAACTTAGAGATACCTAGCCTTTCCATCATGTGGTGTTTATTGGACACGGGCATGGAGCAGATTGTGTATGCCTGTACCTATCGGTCGCACAGTGGTGATCAGGAGACGACTCGGATGTTCGACTATCTCAGTGAGACGGCTGACATGGTCCAACGTCGGTATCCAGCTGCCCAAATGGTATTCCTGGGGGATTTTAACGCCCACCACCAAGACTGGCTGTTCCCATACCAGAATACCGACCACGCCGGGAGAGAGGCGCTCAAATTTGCCCTGTCGCTAGATCTTACTCAGCTAGTCCAAGAAGCAACACGAGTACCCGACGTTGACGACCATACACCTAATTGTTTGGACCTTCTGTTGACAACTGACCCAGACCGGTCCTCGGTATCAGTTGCAGCTCCCCTGGGCACATCTGATCACTGTGTGGTAAAGTCAGTATCTAACTTTCACCCTCTGGATACAGGTCCTACCGGAACCAGACGTGTGTGGCGATATAAGTCGgcagattgggatgagatgcgacACTTTTTTGCATCCTACCCTTGGCGGCGGACTTGCTTCTCTTCCTGTGATCCGTCGAGTTGCGAACAAGAAATATCTGAAGTGATACGTCAGGGGATGGAGTACTTCATTCCATTTGCTGATGTATCACTAGATGGCAAGATCCCTAGGTGGTATAATGCAGAATGTGCCGAAGCTGCAGCCCGTAAGAACTCAGCGTTTGCAGCGTGGGCTGAAGCCCGTACCCTTAAATCTCCGGACATCACTACGAGGAAGAGAGCGTTCAACTCTGCTGCCAAGTCCTACAAAGGGGTTCTTAAAAAAGCTCGTTTCAACCGTATTAATCGCATCGGAGCCCAATTAGCTTCCCATCCGCGCGGTAGTAGAGCATTTTGGTCACTATCTAAGTCGGTTGAAATGAGCTTCTGCCGTCCCTCGCTGCCTCCTCTGCTTAAACCAGATGGATCGCTGGCCTTTACTGCGACAGACAAGGCTAACCTTTTGGCGAATCTGTTTGCAGAAAATTCGCTCCTTGATGTAGGTAGTGCCTCACCGCCCAGACATCCACCTTGCGACTCTGTTATGTCAGAATTACGCATTCGCCAAACTGAGGTTTTGAGAGTACTCCGTAACTTGGATGTGAATAAGGCTAGTGGCCCTGACGGGATACCAGCAAGA